A region of the Ranitomeya imitator isolate aRanImi1 chromosome 10, aRanImi1.pri, whole genome shotgun sequence genome:
tacctggtcaaagaactcctttagtgccatcagacgtaccatcactcccctagtggcagagcgacgttactgcaatgaccagatctctggggcgctgcagagtcCTCTGTAGAGCAGCGTCCACAACGAGAGACGTGATAGGAGCAGTTATTGAGTCATTTCCTAGTGATCTGtatcagggaatataatatgacaaccaatatggccgccATCAGGGGCATCGCTAGGCACCTAGATCCAtaagtgtagctagggttttggttcatggGGGCGAAACTTcttagtgggcccctaaccaggtaaccttgattacagctgggtgatgcaccctaatagtggaggagaacctcagcagatgaccgcgctgttgctggaaataatctctatacaaagaccaacactgatattaccgccatatggtcagtggtaggtaccagtcctacagaacatataacagatcacagcacagttacagatggtgacttacagaggacctTCTCTCTGATGGAATCACATGGAATTAAATCATAGGAGTCATACAATAAAATATCTTATTTAAAAGAGGAAGTAAAGTAGAAAAAAAAGGTGAGAACCAGGtaataaatatatacaaaaagaaGTTTATTATGGcaacatcaaagtgggcaaatataGGGCACAAGTCAGAGGATCCAAAAATACAGTGCTAAAGTGTAAGTGATAGTAGCACAGGGAGAGATAAGTGTGGAAAGCCAGGGGATACATGCTAGAAGTAACTGCACATGTAAAGCAGCTgattgtacactgctcaaaaacataaacggaacacttaaagggacactgtcacctgaatttgaagggaacaatcttcagccatagaggcggggttttccggtgtttgatccaccctttccttacccgctggctgcatgccttgtgcaggcatgtactatggaggacagagaatgaacttcaatccaatattgcagccagcatgcagccagcgggtaaggaaagggtgaatcaaacacccgaaaaccccgcctctatggctgaagattggtcccttcaaattcaggtgacagtgtccctttaaacaacagaatctaactccaagcaaatcaaacttttgtgaaatcaaactgtccacttaggaagcagcactgattgacaatcaatgtcacatgctgttgtgcaaacgaaatagacaacagatggaaattattggcaattatcaagacacactcaataaaggagtggttctgcaggtggggaccacagaccacatctcagtaccaatgctttctggctgatgttttggtcacttttgaatgatggttgtgctttcacactcgtggtagcatgagacagactctacaacccccacaagtagctcaggtagtgcagctcatccaggatggcacatcaatgtgagttgtggcaagaaggtttgctgtgtctgtcagcgtagtgtccagaggctggaggcgctaccaggagacaggccagtaaaccaggagacgtggagggggccataggagaacagcaacccagcagcaggaccgctacctcagcctttgtgcaaggaggaacaggaggagcactgccagagccctgcaaaatgacctccagcaggctgcaAATGTGCATGtaactgcacaaacagttagaaaccgactccatgaggatggtctgagtgccctatgtccacagatgggggttgtgctcacagcccaacgctGTGCAGGACacgtggcatttgccacagaacaccaggattttcAAGTTCGccacttcacagatgaaagcaggttcacactcagcacatgtgacagacgtgacagagtctggagacgccgtggagagcgatctgctgcctgcaacatccttcagcatgaccggtttggcagtgggtcagtaattgtgtaGGGTGACATTtcattggagggccacacagccctccatgtgcccgCCAgacgtagcctgactgccattaggtaccgagatgagatcgtcagaccccttgtgagaccatatgctggtgccgttGGTCCTGTGTTCCACCTAATGCagcacaatgccagacctcatgtggctggagtgtgtcagcagttcctgcaagatgaaggcatggaagctgtggactggcccgcccgttccccagacctgaatctgattgaacacatctgggacatcatgtatctcaatatccaccaatgtcacgttgcaccacagactgtccaggagttggcagatggtttagaccaggtctgggaggagatcccatcCGCCtcatcatcaggagcatgtccaggcgttgTAGGTAGATCTAGTTGTAGGCCTTTTTACCTCAGTGTGGAGTTGAATCTTCATCTGGTAGGAGGTCCAATCCATCTTGTCACTGGGGCAGCAGACCCTCTTAAAGGACTTTCTCACCTTTTTGTTCTCACAGAGGTGACTCATGACATGGGAGCCATAGGCGGAATTCAATTCTTGTGGGAGCCACAATATTGTGACTCTTGGTGGACTGTCTCACTCCCGAGTCTTTCGGTGTACACGGTGGTTGCTGGCGTTTCCTGCCCCCTCCTGGCCTAGTTCAAAGAACAGGAGCCTAAGTCTTGGATAGATGGTAAAACAAGTAGATGGGAAGATGCACTAAACTGCTCTGCCATGACAAGGTTGCATTAAGTTTTGCCCAGTCATTTTCTGCTCTCAGACTCTGTTTAAACCTCCAAAAATAAGTTTTTTATTTCTTAGAAAACATTTGCAGAACACTTTAGTTTGCTATTTCAGATATGGATTATGAGACTACAAGTCCAAGCACCAGATCAGAATGGGATGGTTGTAGTGGTTCTATAGGAGATTGGTGTACCTGCAAGAGAAGTGGTAATGAAGAAAAAAAGACACAACCATCTGGGTGAAAGATAAGGCTCCAATTCATTAATGGGGTTGTGCCTAATTTTTCACTAGTTTTTGGTGTTTTAAGCTCATTTTTGATTTGTGCCAAATTCTTTTAATTTGTACCTTTTTTTAAGGCTATTCTATATGTGTCTTCTGACTCGGCTTATGATTAGGCAAAATGTCACCTGTGCGCCACACAGATGATGTCACCCTAGGCCAGTGAAAAAAATGTCACACTGGGGAACCTGAAAGATCAGGAAATTCGCACATCTCCTGTCCATGgccagagagcactgacctggaccATGGACAAGGGTTACGCGAGGAAATCTGCTCATCTCAAATAAATGGGTATCAAAATGCTTCTTCATTCTGTGCCACTTAAAGCAAAAAGAGGAAAAACTTACTGAACCGTTTTCTTGGTGGTAACTCAAGTCATCCATGTTTTTAAATAGCTGCCATATAACACTACATTTCCCCAGTTGTGGCATCCATGGAAATGTATGTCCACAGGTGGTTACACCCAGCAATAAAATCCAAAAGCAGAGAATTAAAAAGTTGCATCTACAACAGTTCACTGACCTCGGCATCAGCTTCCCCTTTTTCGTAGAATTCCGTTGCTCAGAAATAAGGCTTTTTGCCGTAACAGGATTTTATTTTATTGGAGTGATGACGTGGCCAACATTATGACAAGACATGATATGACAAATGTTTTCTTTGGTATTAAATATTACTTTGATTTCCACATAAAGTCATCTTTGGACCAGCCAATGATGGAGAGGGCTATCAGCATCTGTGCACCATAATACGTTGACATGATAATCTCCCGGGATTTGGAAAGAGGAAAGCAAAATTTATCAACGGCCAGTACACCGTCGGAAATCATAAAAACAATGGATCCCACTGCCGCAGAGACATGTGCCCAGGAGAACTTGTGGGAAGCTAAGCTGACCCTGGAAAGTGCCCTCCATGTCATAGTGCCAATCAGCATAGTGTATCCTGCCACCATAGGGATAAAAGGCCCACTCAGGTAGGAGAAAATCAAAGAGTAAAAAGTGACACCAAACAGGGCGATGACAATGAAAATTCGGAGATTCAGAGGGTGAAAGCCAAATGCAGCTGTGTACATGAGATGGGCCAATCCAAACATGACCATTCCTGAAAGAGAGCAAAACATGTGATGTAAATTCTTAACATGGAAACGGTCAGCACGTTGAAAATCAATGACCTCAAATAAAAGCCATTCTCTACCAATTGTAAAAAATCAAATAAATTCTGGAAAATAATAAAGAATGTACAAAGAACACTTTATACATTTACTCATTGTATTTTTATTTGAACTGATTTGATTGGGGCAGTAAAGGAGGTTAAGCTTTTTATTTCCAAGTATAGGGCCATTTTTATCTATGGATTATGTCTCAAACAGCAGCTCAGCCTCAATCAAGTGAATGAAACtgggctgcaataccagacacagcctttAATCAAAAGCGgaaatttttaaatgaaggtcttcattattataggaaaaagaaatccaaacctacagagtcctgtgtgaaaaagtaattgcTCCCCCaaagcataaattaactgtggtttaccaCATTTTTAGGACGCTGAGTACAAATTCCCCAGGCACACCCAGGCCTgaatactgccacacctgttctcaatcaagaaatcacttaaataggacctgcctgacaaagtaaatTGCGGtaagatgtctagcttttgagaatTTTTTGGTATAgatcaaagaaattctggaacaaatga
Encoded here:
- the TMEM86B gene encoding lysoplasmalogenase TMEM86B — its product is MDILETDSRYRRKHMVTVRNTVPKLLPFLMAVCNYFVLWIPVSEPSWYNALIKCLPIASLEFFVLVFSTGVGNFSPYAKKIFLGLVFSAAGDISLVWPDYFQLGMVMFGLAHLMYTAAFGFHPLNLRIFIVIALFGVTFYSLIFSYLSGPFIPMVAGYTMLIGTMTWRALSRVSLASHKFSWAHVSAAVGSIVFMISDGVLAVDKFCFPLSKSREIIMSTYYGAQMLIALSIIGWSKDDFMWKSK